In the genome of Hymenobacter taeanensis, one region contains:
- a CDS encoding Nramp family divalent metal transporter: MPPAIQPPPVTTPSEADTQAATGWRRARKHNSLAEVYASIRVPAQSASFWRKLMAFWGPGLMVAVGYMDPGNWATDIEGGSRFGYTLLSVILISNLFAMLLQHLAAKLGIVTGRDLAQACRDHYSAPVAKVLWLLCEVAIAACDLAEVIGSAIALNLLFGLPLTWGVSITILDVLVVLLFQSRGFRVLESIVAGLLTVIFGCFLYEIIVSKPDWFGILGGLVPQPQIVTTPKMLYIAIGILGATVMPHNLYLHSSIVQTRAFDQDEPGKRMAIKFATIDSTVALFLAFFVNAAILITSAAAFHRNGHQNVADIADAHQLLAPVLGASAASIVFAVALLASGQTSTLTGTLAGQIVMEGFLDLKLKPWVRRLITRGIAVVPAFIVAWLYGEKGTGELLVLSQVILSFQLSFAVIPLVLFTGSKAKMGVFVNKPWLQTTAWSVSGIIVLLNCYLLFQTFFG, translated from the coding sequence ATGCCTCCAGCTATACAGCCTCCTCCCGTTACTACTCCTTCCGAAGCGGACACGCAGGCCGCTACCGGCTGGCGCCGGGCCCGGAAGCATAACTCGCTGGCCGAGGTATACGCCTCCATTCGGGTACCCGCGCAAAGTGCTTCTTTTTGGCGCAAGCTGATGGCGTTCTGGGGGCCGGGCCTGATGGTGGCCGTGGGCTACATGGACCCCGGCAACTGGGCTACCGATATTGAGGGGGGCTCCCGCTTCGGCTATACGCTGCTTTCGGTAATTCTGATTTCCAATTTGTTTGCCATGCTGCTCCAGCACCTGGCAGCCAAGCTGGGCATTGTAACCGGGCGCGACCTGGCCCAGGCCTGCCGCGACCATTACTCTGCGCCGGTGGCCAAGGTGCTGTGGCTGCTGTGCGAGGTAGCCATTGCCGCCTGCGACCTGGCCGAGGTAATTGGCTCTGCCATTGCCCTGAACCTGCTGTTTGGGCTGCCGCTCACCTGGGGGGTATCCATTACCATTCTGGATGTGCTGGTGGTGTTGCTGTTCCAGAGCAGAGGCTTCCGGGTACTCGAAAGCATTGTAGCGGGCCTACTAACCGTGATTTTCGGGTGCTTTCTCTATGAAATCATTGTCTCGAAGCCCGACTGGTTTGGCATTTTGGGTGGCTTGGTGCCGCAGCCCCAGATTGTGACCACGCCCAAGATGCTCTATATCGCCATTGGCATTCTGGGGGCTACCGTAATGCCCCATAACCTGTACCTGCACTCCAGCATAGTGCAAACCCGGGCCTTCGACCAGGACGAGCCCGGTAAGCGCATGGCCATCAAGTTTGCTACCATTGACAGCACGGTGGCTCTGTTCCTGGCCTTTTTCGTGAATGCGGCCATCCTGATTACGTCGGCGGCGGCCTTCCACCGCAACGGCCACCAAAACGTGGCCGACATTGCCGATGCACACCAGCTCCTGGCACCGGTACTGGGTGCCAGTGCCGCCTCTATTGTGTTTGCCGTGGCGCTGTTAGCCTCCGGGCAAACCTCTACCCTCACGGGCACACTGGCGGGACAGATTGTGATGGAGGGCTTCCTGGATCTTAAGCTCAAACCCTGGGTGCGCCGCCTGATTACGCGCGGTATTGCGGTAGTGCCGGCCTTTATAGTGGCCTGGCTGTACGGGGAGAAAGGCACGGGTGAGCTACTGGTGCTCAGCCAGGTTATTCTCTCCTTCCAGCTGAGCTTTGCAGTGATTCCGCTGGTGCTGTTTACGGGCAGCAAGGCCAAAATGGGCGTGTTTGTAAACAAGCCTTGGCTACAGACTACGGCCTGGAGCGTGTCGGGCATTATTGTGCTGCTTAACTGCTACCTGCTGTTCCAAACCTTCTTCGGATAA
- a CDS encoding TonB-dependent receptor — MKLTYFLLLTFVLSCYSQVASAQATGSIWGQVLAEGKPLELATVVLPGNRLGTATDAKGHFVLDGVPAGSQEVVISSIGFQGQRQRLTVVAGQTHSVHVQLTPTPAALQEVVVTGVSRTTELRKSPVPIAVLSRREVNLNGSSNVIDAAVKGVPGLSAVTTGPNISKPFIRGLGYNRVLTLYNGLRQEGQQWGDEHGIEIDQYDIDRIEVVKGPASLIYGSDAVAGVINMLPRLPNGPAGELHGDALTEYQTNNNLIGTSLGLHYNRNGWQYAARGSYRLAQAYRNALEGRVYGTAFRELNLTAMAGLEKTWGATQLYATLYNNLQEIPDGSRDSLSRRFTRQVFEGEQDDIKHRPLVSDADLATYRINPLHQRIQHYRLLSRTRLRLAQGELHALLGAQQNVRREYNHPTAPAQAGLAVALNTYNYDLRYAAPAWQGIEATLGLNGMYQTNTNRNATDFPIPDYTLFDVGGYFFLKKSFGKLDLSGGLRYDTRVLRWADFYVGKNPATGFPQQVEGRSGLAPQFSAFRGTYRGVSASVGATYSLSDRLVLRANVARGYRAPNITEVGSNGLDPGAHIVYLGNRSFGPEFSLQEDLGLSAYLPDAELSASVFHNAINNYIYQARLNGPDGQPVIIVPGNATYQYQQGRALLYGAEATVNLHPRALPSLTLSNSLAYVTGLNREAQLLEANGAAAKYLPLIPPLRTRSEARLTSQQPWGHLVHAYVRAVLDYNAPQNRFYAVDNTETRTAGYALLGVGLGTGLATGPEKREWLQLFVQLDNALNTTYQSHLNRLKYFEYYAASPTGRRGIYNQGRNFSLKITMAF; from the coding sequence ATGAAACTCACTTACTTTCTGCTGCTTACGTTTGTTCTTAGCTGCTACAGCCAAGTGGCGTCAGCCCAGGCTACGGGTAGCATATGGGGGCAGGTACTGGCCGAGGGCAAGCCCTTGGAACTGGCCACCGTGGTGCTCCCCGGCAACCGCCTGGGTACCGCCACCGACGCCAAGGGCCATTTTGTGCTCGATGGGGTACCGGCAGGCAGCCAAGAAGTAGTGATTTCAAGCATTGGGTTCCAGGGCCAGCGGCAGCGCCTGACGGTGGTGGCGGGCCAAACCCACAGCGTACACGTGCAGCTTACTCCCACGCCGGCAGCCTTGCAGGAAGTGGTAGTAACGGGAGTTTCACGGACTACGGAGCTGCGCAAGAGCCCCGTACCTATTGCCGTTCTCAGTCGGCGGGAGGTGAACCTCAACGGCAGCAGCAACGTGATTGACGCCGCCGTGAAGGGTGTGCCCGGCCTCAGCGCCGTTACCACAGGGCCCAATATCTCTAAGCCCTTCATCAGGGGGCTCGGCTACAACCGGGTGCTCACCCTCTACAACGGCCTACGTCAGGAAGGCCAGCAGTGGGGTGATGAGCACGGCATTGAGATTGACCAGTACGACATTGATCGGATTGAAGTAGTGAAAGGCCCCGCTAGCCTGATTTATGGCTCCGATGCCGTAGCGGGCGTTATTAACATGCTGCCCCGCCTCCCCAACGGCCCCGCCGGCGAGCTGCACGGCGACGCCCTGACCGAGTATCAAACCAACAACAACCTGATTGGCACCTCCCTGGGCCTGCACTATAACCGCAACGGCTGGCAGTACGCGGCACGGGGCTCCTACCGCCTGGCCCAGGCCTACCGCAACGCGCTGGAGGGCCGCGTGTACGGCACGGCTTTCCGGGAGCTCAACCTAACGGCCATGGCAGGCCTAGAGAAAACCTGGGGCGCTACCCAGCTCTACGCCACGCTCTACAACAACCTGCAGGAGATACCCGACGGCAGCCGCGACTCCCTGAGCCGGCGCTTTACAAGGCAGGTGTTTGAAGGTGAGCAGGACGACATCAAGCACCGCCCCCTCGTTTCCGATGCCGACTTGGCTACCTATCGCATCAACCCGCTGCACCAACGCATACAGCACTACCGCCTGCTCAGCCGCACCCGGCTACGGCTGGCGCAGGGGGAATTGCACGCCCTGCTAGGGGCGCAGCAGAATGTACGGCGCGAGTACAACCACCCCACGGCACCCGCGCAGGCTGGCCTAGCCGTGGCGCTTAATACCTACAATTACGACCTGCGCTATGCCGCCCCAGCCTGGCAAGGTATTGAAGCCACGCTGGGCCTGAACGGCATGTACCAGACCAACACCAACCGCAACGCTACCGACTTCCCCATTCCTGATTACACCCTATTTGATGTGGGCGGGTACTTCTTTCTGAAGAAAAGCTTTGGCAAGCTCGACCTCTCTGGGGGCCTGCGCTACGATACACGGGTACTGCGGTGGGCAGATTTCTACGTGGGAAAAAACCCGGCAACCGGTTTTCCGCAGCAAGTGGAGGGTCGCAGTGGCCTGGCGCCCCAGTTCTCCGCGTTTCGGGGTACGTACCGGGGAGTGTCGGCTAGCGTGGGGGCCACCTATAGCCTCTCCGACCGGCTGGTGCTGCGCGCCAACGTGGCCCGGGGGTATCGGGCACCCAATATCACAGAGGTTGGCTCCAATGGCCTCGACCCGGGCGCCCACATTGTGTACCTGGGCAACCGTAGCTTCGGGCCCGAGTTCAGCCTGCAGGAAGACCTGGGCCTTAGTGCTTACCTCCCCGATGCGGAGCTGAGTGCCAGCGTTTTCCACAACGCCATCAACAACTACATCTACCAGGCCCGCCTGAATGGCCCCGACGGACAACCCGTGATTATTGTGCCCGGCAACGCCACCTACCAGTACCAGCAGGGCCGGGCATTGCTATACGGTGCTGAGGCCACAGTAAATCTGCACCCGCGGGCGCTGCCCAGCCTGACGCTCAGCAATAGCTTAGCTTACGTTACGGGCCTCAACCGCGAAGCGCAACTGCTGGAAGCCAACGGTGCTGCCGCCAAATACCTGCCCCTTATCCCGCCCTTGCGCACCCGCTCTGAAGCCCGCCTCACCAGCCAGCAACCCTGGGGCCACTTGGTGCACGCCTACGTGCGGGCCGTGCTAGACTATAATGCGCCGCAAAACCGCTTTTACGCCGTTGATAACACTGAAACCCGCACGGCGGGCTATGCCCTGCTGGGCGTAGGCCTGGGTACTGGCCTAGCTACCGGCCCCGAGAAGCGGGAATGGCTGCAGCTTTTTGTGCAGCTTGATAATGCCCTGAACACCACGTACCAGTCGCACCTTAACCGGCTGAAATACTTTGAATACTACGCGGCCTCTCCTACGGGGCGGCGGGGCATTTACAACCAGGGGCGCAACTTCAGCCTGAAAATAACAATGGCGTTCTAG
- a CDS encoding transporter: MITRYTLLLVALLWPLALMAQQTPPGPRYTLFRPVPRSQMRPLTPDRPGVTESPFTLDAGHFMFESDLARYIGSRPGATSHTRSYRLDALSLKLGLSDQTDLQLFVDPYVIEKQWPDGGGPPERQAGFGDITVRVKRNLIGNDSTRGPLALGLIGYVLLPTGKKVGEGGLEYGLLVPATYALSDNWNLSGQLASRLNYDREASQHYVELAPSLNLDHSFRPWLTGFVEAVTIHDFREPKWSTALNFGPVFLLGKNAQLDVGRHLALTREADREYFVGLVLRR; the protein is encoded by the coding sequence ATGATTACACGCTATACTCTGCTACTAGTGGCTCTGCTTTGGCCCCTGGCCCTAATGGCCCAGCAGACGCCGCCCGGCCCGCGGTACACGCTATTTCGGCCGGTGCCCCGGAGCCAGATGCGCCCCCTCACCCCCGACCGCCCCGGCGTGACGGAAAGCCCGTTCACTCTGGATGCCGGCCACTTCATGTTTGAGTCAGACCTGGCCCGGTACATAGGTAGCCGCCCCGGCGCAACGTCGCACACCCGCTCTTACCGCCTCGATGCCCTTAGCCTCAAGCTAGGCCTCTCCGACCAAACTGATCTGCAGCTCTTCGTGGACCCTTACGTAATTGAGAAGCAGTGGCCCGACGGCGGCGGTCCGCCCGAGCGACAGGCTGGGTTCGGCGACATCACAGTGCGGGTAAAACGTAATCTTATCGGCAACGACTCCACGCGCGGGCCGCTGGCGCTGGGGCTCATTGGCTATGTTTTGCTGCCCACGGGAAAGAAGGTAGGTGAAGGTGGCCTAGAGTATGGCCTGTTGGTGCCCGCCACGTATGCCCTCTCCGACAATTGGAACCTCAGTGGGCAATTGGCTTCCCGCCTTAACTACGACCGGGAAGCCAGCCAGCATTACGTTGAGCTAGCGCCTTCCCTTAACCTGGATCATAGCTTCCGGCCTTGGCTAACCGGCTTTGTGGAGGCCGTCACGATTCATGATTTTCGGGAGCCCAAGTGGAGTACAGCTTTGAATTTCGGACCGGTGTTCTTACTTGGTAAAAACGCTCAACTAGACGTTGGCCGCCACCTGGCCCTTACCCGCGAGGCCGACCGGGAGTATTTTGTGGGACTGGTACTGCGCCGCTAG
- a CDS encoding SPW repeat domain-containing protein has product MKVISPRMHGMLDYGTIALFALAPTIFNFDGPYATACYVLAAGYLLITLATDFPLGLMRLIPFPMHGGLELISGLALLAAPFIFGFHDDNTVARNFFMIMGIVFLGSWMLTDWRADTHTHTQNNMMPHH; this is encoded by the coding sequence ATGAAAGTCATTTCACCCCGCATGCACGGCATGCTTGATTACGGCACCATTGCCCTGTTTGCTCTGGCGCCCACAATCTTCAACTTCGATGGGCCGTATGCCACGGCGTGCTACGTGCTGGCCGCCGGTTACCTGCTCATTACGCTGGCTACTGATTTCCCGCTAGGCCTCATGCGCCTGATTCCCTTCCCCATGCACGGGGGCCTAGAGCTAATAAGTGGTCTGGCGCTGCTGGCAGCTCCCTTCATCTTCGGTTTCCATGATGATAATACTGTAGCCCGTAACTTCTTCATGATTATGGGTATCGTGTTCCTGGGCTCCTGGATGCTGACCGACTGGCGCGCCGACACCCACACGCACACCCAGAATAACATGATGCCTCACCACTAG
- a CDS encoding DUF1501 domain-containing protein, which yields MPTSRRDFLKASVLASSLLFVPKFLHALDRQGLQPLRNSNGRRLVVVQLGGGNDGLNTIIPYRNDEYYKARPTLGIREQSGILTLGQDLGFNPAMTQLKGLYDQGKVGILNAVGYPNPDRSHFRSMDVWQSASDSDKYVGTGWLGRYLDATCSDGHLPYTGLELDDTLSLAMKGNLRKGLSLKNPEKFHQLTQNRFIAQVSREKASAASGSELDYLYKTLAETASSAEYLYQTSKVYKSGVAYPNTEFGKSLKTTAELINSGIDSRVFYVSLTGFDTHVRQQEQQGRLLGDLSSGLGSFTEDLQKAGNLDDTLILVFSEFGRRVSQNASNGTDHGTANNVLLLGGGLKQQGILNAAPDLLNLDQGDLRYQLDFRSIYATVLRDWLGADDQLILGREFARLPGLV from the coding sequence ATGCCTACTTCCCGTCGTGATTTTCTAAAGGCCTCGGTGCTGGCCAGCTCCCTGCTGTTTGTGCCCAAGTTCCTGCACGCGCTTGACCGCCAGGGCCTGCAGCCACTGCGCAACTCCAATGGCCGGCGGCTGGTGGTGGTGCAGCTGGGCGGCGGCAATGATGGCCTCAATACCATCATCCCGTACCGCAACGACGAGTACTACAAGGCCCGCCCCACGCTGGGTATTCGGGAGCAGAGCGGCATCCTGACGCTAGGCCAGGACCTGGGCTTCAACCCCGCCATGACCCAGCTCAAAGGCCTGTATGATCAGGGCAAGGTGGGCATTCTAAACGCCGTGGGCTACCCCAATCCCGACCGCTCGCACTTCCGCTCTATGGACGTCTGGCAGAGCGCCTCCGACTCAGATAAGTACGTGGGCACGGGCTGGCTGGGCCGCTACCTTGATGCTACCTGCTCCGACGGCCACCTGCCTTATACTGGCCTAGAGCTGGATGACACGCTGAGCCTGGCCATGAAGGGCAACTTGCGCAAAGGCCTATCCCTCAAGAACCCCGAGAAGTTTCATCAGCTCACCCAAAACCGTTTCATTGCTCAGGTAAGCCGCGAGAAAGCTTCTGCTGCCAGCGGCTCAGAGCTGGATTACCTGTATAAAACGCTGGCAGAAACGGCTTCCTCGGCGGAGTACCTGTACCAAACCTCCAAGGTGTACAAGTCGGGGGTGGCGTACCCCAATACGGAGTTTGGTAAGAGCCTCAAAACCACCGCTGAGCTCATTAATTCCGGCATTGACTCGCGGGTGTTTTATGTGTCGCTCACGGGGTTTGATACGCACGTGCGGCAGCAGGAGCAGCAAGGCCGGCTGCTGGGTGACCTGAGCAGTGGCCTAGGCTCGTTTACCGAAGACTTGCAGAAAGCCGGCAACCTTGATGATACCCTGATTCTGGTGTTTTCGGAATTTGGGCGCCGTGTGAGCCAAAACGCCAGCAACGGCACCGACCACGGCACCGCCAACAATGTGCTGCTGCTGGGGGGCGGGCTGAAGCAGCAGGGCATCCTTAACGCGGCCCCCGACCTGCTCAACCTCGACCAGGGCGACCTGCGCTACCAGCTCGACTTTCGTAGTATTTACGCCACTGTGCTCCGCGACTGGCTAGGTGCTGATGATCAGCTGATATTAGGGCGAGAGTTTGCGCGCCTGCCCGGGCTGGTATAG
- a CDS encoding DUF1800 domain-containing protein: MTSQQQLQHLYWRAGFGPRPQDVKAGSSPRKVWHQLLQNSQVFEPLTGPAPPPNEPQLVMSAAPAAGTPQSSMITTPDQTQRQGMIPAAGGAAQMQAGSVGQMRRRELTPAQRKQRNLEIRSAFYAMNTGWLNRMATSPAQLREKLTFFWHGHFACRVRQPEAALQLNNTIRRLALGKFSELLLAVSQEAAMLQFLNNQQNRKQRPNENFAREVMELFTLGRGHYTEQDVKEAARAFTGWGADAQNRFVFRAKLHDDGPKTFLGHTGNFGGEDILRIILEQPQTAEFITTKLYRFFVNDTPNPAHIKLLAQEFYKSQYNISGLLERIFLADWFYAAPNVGTRIKSPVELLAGMKRTFGVQLADDRPLVVFQKALGQTLFQPPNVAGWPGGRSWIDSSSLLYRLQLPSVLFKNAEFRVALKDDENDIAPQLSRADRTFQQSVQTTVKLAPVRELLAQTPAPQQAAQLADFVLQTPIRPDSLALVQTAAASAPDESRLRTLVTALLSLPEYQLM, from the coding sequence ATGACTTCGCAGCAGCAACTACAGCATTTGTACTGGCGCGCCGGCTTCGGGCCGCGGCCCCAAGACGTAAAAGCCGGCAGCTCGCCGCGCAAGGTATGGCACCAGCTGCTGCAAAACTCTCAGGTTTTTGAGCCGCTTACGGGGCCGGCCCCACCGCCCAACGAGCCGCAGCTGGTAATGTCTGCCGCCCCAGCTGCTGGTACTCCGCAAAGCAGCATGATTACCACCCCCGACCAGACCCAAAGGCAAGGCATGATACCGGCGGCCGGAGGTGCGGCGCAGATGCAAGCCGGCTCCGTAGGCCAGATGCGCCGCCGGGAGCTGACGCCGGCCCAGCGCAAGCAGCGGAACCTGGAGATTCGGAGTGCTTTCTATGCCATGAACACGGGCTGGCTGAACCGCATGGCTACTTCACCGGCCCAGCTGCGCGAGAAGCTGACGTTTTTCTGGCACGGGCACTTTGCCTGCCGGGTACGCCAGCCAGAGGCGGCGCTGCAGCTCAACAACACCATTCGGCGGCTGGCGCTGGGCAAGTTCTCTGAGTTGCTGCTGGCCGTGAGCCAGGAGGCAGCCATGCTGCAGTTTCTCAACAATCAGCAGAACCGTAAGCAGCGCCCCAACGAGAACTTTGCCCGCGAGGTAATGGAGCTCTTCACGCTGGGCCGCGGCCACTACACCGAGCAGGATGTAAAAGAGGCCGCCCGAGCCTTTACCGGCTGGGGTGCTGATGCCCAGAACCGCTTTGTATTCCGGGCGAAGCTGCATGATGATGGTCCCAAAACCTTCCTGGGCCACACCGGCAACTTTGGGGGCGAGGACATTCTGCGCATCATCTTGGAGCAGCCCCAAACGGCGGAGTTCATTACCACTAAGCTCTACCGCTTCTTCGTGAACGATACGCCCAACCCGGCCCACATTAAGTTGCTGGCGCAGGAGTTTTACAAGAGCCAATACAATATCAGTGGCCTACTGGAGCGCATATTTCTGGCCGACTGGTTTTATGCCGCGCCCAACGTGGGTACGCGTATTAAGTCGCCGGTGGAGCTGCTGGCGGGCATGAAGCGCACGTTTGGTGTGCAGCTCGCCGACGACCGGCCCCTAGTTGTATTTCAGAAGGCGCTGGGCCAAACGCTGTTTCAGCCGCCTAATGTGGCGGGCTGGCCCGGTGGTCGCAGCTGGATAGACTCTTCTTCCTTGCTGTACCGCCTGCAATTGCCCTCGGTACTGTTTAAAAACGCCGAGTTTCGGGTGGCGCTAAAAGACGACGAGAACGACATTGCCCCGCAGCTTTCCCGCGCCGACCGCACCTTTCAGCAGTCCGTGCAAACCACCGTGAAACTCGCGCCAGTACGGGAGCTACTGGCCCAAACCCCCGCACCGCAGCAAGCCGCCCAGCTGGCCGATTTCGTGCTGCAAACGCCCATCCGGCCTGATAGTCTGGCGCTGGTACAAACTGCCGCGGCCAGCGCCCCCGACGAAAGCCGGCTGCGCACCCTGGTAACGGCCCTGCTCAGTTTGCCGGAGTATCAGTTGATGTAA
- a CDS encoding lamin tail domain-containing protein: protein MKKWLLLPLLLSAVPAAAQLVDTFTDGNFTQNPTWTGDGAAFQVNAAQQLQTNGPATTGTALQLVTPCTATTGTTWEFWANLKLATSSGNYADVWLMADQADLKATGTKGYFVRLGGAADEVSLFRKDATGSPVVVINGQDATLSSTNNNLVRVRVTRTVQNQWKLERDLTGGVAYVSEGIATDATHQRSVYFGVYATYSSANSKAFTFDDFRVTDATPPVLVKATVPAAQQLDLAFNEAVALGQVATNYRLTTGLAATAAQRDATDPTLVHLTFATDLPLGALTLEAQNVADQFGNAAGLLTATVQNNGFPVAPRLNQLLITEIMADESPVVGLPASEFVEIYNPSATALLDLAGVRLLKPGSASSAAVFPAGAVLLPGEYAVVCGSTRATQFAAYGKVFGLTNFPSLTNSGDQLLLRGKDGRTLFEISYSDTWYKDTRKKEGGWTLEMLDAANPCSGLENWSASLDPSGGTPGRHNSVQAANPDRTAPKLLRALALSATSVRLVFAEKLDSTAAAALALYALSTGTAITQAAPIAPDFRVVDLTLGSPLMANQPLSVTVQRAVDCAGNAAGLATSATFALPVPGSPGDVVVNEILFNPRSGGVDFVELLNRSANYLDMRGWQLGGQKTDGSLAWEPISSEPRLLGPGQLVVLTTQPEVVRAHYTTNDPEAFLTMPALPSYPDAAGLVVVADALSKELDRYSYTEKQHLALLDSRDGVSLERIRATGPSLPVNFHSAASSVGYATPGRPNSQQQADPTGAGMLTLEPELFTPDDDGQQDFITLSYQLDGPGYAGSVTVYDAQGRLVRRLVRNETLPTKGFWRWDGLTDQNQKASVGYYVLLVELFRANGGERHEYRKTVVVGARF, encoded by the coding sequence GTGAAGAAATGGTTACTTCTGCCGCTGCTACTAAGCGCGGTGCCTGCCGCCGCTCAGCTGGTTGACACATTCACTGACGGCAACTTTACCCAAAACCCCACCTGGACCGGCGACGGGGCCGCTTTTCAGGTAAACGCGGCCCAGCAGCTCCAAACCAACGGGCCGGCCACTACCGGTACCGCGCTGCAGCTGGTTACGCCCTGCACCGCTACCACGGGTACAACCTGGGAGTTTTGGGCCAATCTGAAGCTGGCTACCAGCAGCGGCAACTACGCCGATGTGTGGCTGATGGCTGACCAGGCCGACCTGAAAGCCACCGGCACCAAAGGGTACTTCGTGCGCCTCGGCGGGGCGGCCGATGAGGTCTCTCTTTTCCGTAAAGACGCTACCGGGAGCCCGGTAGTTGTCATTAACGGGCAGGATGCCACGCTCAGCTCCACGAACAACAACCTGGTGCGGGTGCGCGTGACCCGCACGGTGCAAAACCAGTGGAAGCTGGAGCGCGACCTAACCGGCGGGGTGGCCTACGTGAGCGAGGGCATCGCCACCGATGCCACGCACCAGCGCAGCGTCTACTTTGGGGTGTACGCCACGTACTCATCGGCTAACAGCAAGGCCTTTACCTTCGATGATTTCCGGGTGACGGACGCCACGCCGCCGGTGCTGGTAAAAGCCACTGTGCCCGCCGCCCAGCAACTTGATCTTGCCTTCAATGAGGCTGTAGCGCTAGGCCAGGTGGCCACCAATTACCGGCTCACTACTGGCCTGGCAGCAACCGCCGCCCAGCGCGATGCCACCGACCCCACCCTGGTACACCTGACGTTTGCCACCGACCTGCCGCTGGGCGCCCTGACCCTGGAAGCGCAAAACGTGGCTGATCAGTTTGGTAATGCGGCGGGACTGCTCACGGCCACGGTGCAGAACAACGGGTTTCCGGTGGCACCCAGGCTAAACCAGCTGCTTATCACGGAAATTATGGCCGATGAGAGCCCAGTGGTAGGCCTGCCGGCTTCAGAGTTTGTCGAAATCTATAACCCCTCCGCCACCGCCTTGCTTGATTTGGCCGGGGTGCGCCTCCTCAAGCCAGGCAGTGCCAGCAGCGCGGCCGTGTTTCCGGCGGGGGCGGTGCTGCTGCCCGGCGAGTATGCCGTGGTATGTGGCAGCACCCGCGCCACGCAATTTGCCGCGTATGGCAAGGTGTTCGGGCTCACCAATTTTCCCAGCCTGACCAACTCCGGCGACCAGCTGCTGCTGCGTGGGAAAGACGGCCGCACGCTCTTCGAAATCAGCTATTCAGACACGTGGTACAAAGACACCCGCAAGAAGGAGGGCGGCTGGACGCTTGAAATGCTGGATGCCGCCAACCCGTGCAGTGGCCTGGAGAACTGGTCGGCTAGCCTTGACCCCAGTGGGGGCACCCCGGGCCGCCACAACTCCGTGCAGGCCGCTAACCCCGACCGCACGGCGCCTAAGCTGCTGCGGGCCCTGGCGTTGTCGGCTACGTCGGTGCGGCTGGTTTTTGCGGAGAAGCTGGATAGCACGGCGGCCGCGGCACTTGCTCTGTATGCCCTCAGTACCGGTACGGCCATTACGCAGGCAGCTCCGATAGCGCCAGATTTTCGGGTAGTAGACCTCACGCTGGGCAGCCCGCTCATGGCCAACCAGCCGCTCTCAGTAACCGTGCAACGAGCCGTAGATTGCGCCGGCAATGCAGCGGGGCTGGCCACCTCGGCCACGTTTGCCCTGCCCGTGCCGGGTAGCCCCGGCGATGTAGTGGTGAATGAAATTCTATTTAATCCGCGCTCTGGCGGGGTTGATTTCGTGGAGCTGCTCAACCGCTCTGCTAACTACCTGGATATGCGAGGCTGGCAATTGGGCGGGCAAAAAACAGATGGTTCACTGGCTTGGGAGCCCATCAGCTCGGAGCCTAGGCTACTGGGCCCGGGACAATTAGTGGTGCTAACCACCCAGCCTGAGGTAGTGCGGGCCCACTATACCACCAACGACCCGGAAGCTTTTCTGACTATGCCCGCGCTGCCTTCTTACCCCGATGCGGCCGGCCTGGTGGTAGTGGCCGATGCCCTAAGTAAGGAGCTAGACCGCTATTCCTACACTGAAAAGCAGCACCTGGCCCTGCTGGATTCGCGGGATGGGGTGTCGCTGGAAAGAATCAGGGCCACGGGGCCGAGCTTGCCCGTAAATTTTCATTCTGCGGCCAGCAGTGTGGGCTACGCCACACCGGGCCGCCCCAACTCCCAGCAGCAGGCTGACCCCACCGGCGCGGGCATGCTAACGCTGGAGCCGGAGCTATTTACCCCCGATGACGACGGGCAGCAGGACTTTATCACGCTTAGTTACCAGCTTGATGGGCCCGGCTATGCGGGTTCCGTAACTGTTTATGATGCTCAAGGCCGCCTCGTGCGCCGGCTGGTACGCAACGAAACCCTGCCCACTAAAGGATTCTGGCGCTGGGATGGCCTGACTGATCAGAACCAAAAAGCCAGCGTAGGCTACTATGTGCTGTTGGTAGAGCTGTTCAGGGCGAACGGCGGTGAGAGGCACGAATATCGCAAAACAGTGGTTGTAGGTGCCCGTTTTTAG